In Microplitis mediator isolate UGA2020A chromosome 2, iyMicMedi2.1, whole genome shotgun sequence, a single window of DNA contains:
- the LOC130663681 gene encoding speckle-type POZ protein-like A — protein sequence MPLKKIERNVHTEYRTWKLENISETFAKVDTCKIDSSVGPVEETYFFSTNFQDHEIDWYVKLDFRFNELHSGFQIYFDAVEKLKPKNHVTCNFYLVDADENKFFIGRKNRKFDSTYCYGPAVGYSIIQNQAKLPNTKDKLLPNDTLTLLIELNIYLDENPIFPLEELFCQIEQVVNLDDISHLYPLKGDGDIEIYVQGVKFSVHKTVIEIRCPTLSKIIGDHQQMSDNNNNQLVVTDIMPEIFERVLEFIYTGKVKDLDDHAESLLEAASKYKLLGLKYMCELSLTNHYLTYESAEEVKKLAVRCVSLMLVINADSIISESCTSQMDFSCTRDGTLIITKPSGKKKVYKDRFKKPFPDGIKILPY from the exons atgCCGTTAAAAAAGATAGAACGAAACGTTCATACAGAATATCGTACATGGAAATTAGAAAATATAAGTGAAACATTCGCAAAAGTAGATACGTGCAAGATTGATTCTTCAGTGGGTCCTGTCGAAGAGACTTACTTCTTTTCTACAAATTTTCAAGATCATGAAATTGACTGGTACGTCAAGTTGGATTTTCGTTTTAATGAATTGCATAGTGGATTCCAGATATATTTCGACGctgttgaaaaattaaaacctaagAATCATGTCACCTGTAATTTTTACCTGGTCGACGCCGACGAAAATAAGTTTTTCATTGGACGTAAAAACCGGAAATTTGATTCGACTTATTGTTATGGACCTGCAGTTGGTTACAGCATTATTCAGAATCAGGCCAAATTACCAAACactaaagataaattattgcCCAATGATACCTTGACATTGTTGATCGAACTCAACATTTACTTGGATGAGAATCCTATATTTCCTTTAGAAGAATTATTTTGTCAAATTGAACAAGTTGTGAATTTAGATGACATCTCGCATTTGTATCCACTTAAAGGTGACGGTGACATTGAGATTTATGTGCAAGGTGTTAAATTTTCAGTCCATAAAACTGTTATAGAAATACGATGTCCGACACTATCTAAAATTATTGGTGATCATCAACAAATGTCTGACAACAATAATAACCAATTGGTTGTTACGGATATCATGCCAGAAATATTTGAAAGAGTTTTAGAATTTATCTACACTGGGAAAGTCAAAGACTTGGATGATCATGCAGAATCTTTGCTAGAAGCTGCTtcgaaatataaattattaggactaaaatatatgtgtgaaTTATCCCTCACCAACCACTATCTTACTTACGAAAGCGCTGAAGAGGTTAAAAAATTGGCTGTTCGTTGTGTTTCCCTTATGTTAGTTATAAACGCAGATTCAATAATAAGTGAGTCGTGCACTTCACAAATGGATTTTTCTTGTACACGTGATGGTACACTGATTATAACAAAACCCAGTGGTAAAAAAAAGGTGTATAAAGACCGTTTTAAAAAac ctttCCCGGATGGAATTAAGATTTTACCATACTAG